A stretch of the Neodiprion lecontei isolate iyNeoLeco1 chromosome 4, iyNeoLeco1.1, whole genome shotgun sequence genome encodes the following:
- the LOC124294025 gene encoding uncharacterized protein LOC124294025 isoform X2, with translation MDCCCEKKKKKSDDPASPSYAPTLFPPVYHAKQVNERAVLSRYNRLMNRRKTFHKRNIGVNCDTGNQVNNDPNNVVNNSGREPMDISSAEVILKSDQVCQVDFVSSAGIEQTKAFTCNRYIYMTNYCDAEVQTEIPEIATLKTIVNRKKMKDEEVQCGTSLTDRVDKSVGFNEAVVEQNRKQRSFCGFPSIKTDEDLLDIAGVNFQNFNFLLSKTENPSERSTITREQRLLIFLVKIKTGLTFSAIAIFFGLYRSTISKIFFSTLQYLNSSTANLVFWPSRAAVQKTMPECFKPQYSNTRVIIDCTEFKIDVPSSVDDRIYCYFHYKKGFTAKVLIGITPSGFICFKSKVAGGRKGDSQ, from the exons ATGGATTGCtgctgtgaaaagaaaaaa AAAAAATCAGATGATCCTGCGAGTCCAAGCTACGCGCCAACTCTATTCCCTCCAGTTTATCATGCAAAGCAAGTAAATGAAAGAGCTGTTTTGAGCAG GTACAATCGACTCATGAACCGAAGAAAGACTTTTCACAAGCGTAACATCGGAGTGAATTGTGATACTGGAAATCAAGTTAATAACGACCCCAACAATGTTGTCAATAATAGTGGACGTGAACCTATGGATATAAGCAGTgccgaagtaattttaaaaagtgatCAAGTGTGTCAAGTAGATTTTGTAAGTTCTGCTGGTATCGAACAAACAAAAGCTTTCACTTGTAACAGATATATTTACATGACTAACTACTGCGATGCTGAAGTTCAAACTGAAATACCGGAAATTGCCACTCTCAAAACTATTGtgaataggaaaaaaatgaaagatgaaGAGGTACAATGCGGCACATCGTTAACAGATAGAGTAGATAAGTCGGTTGGTTTTAACGAGGCTGTAGTTGAACAAAATAGGAAACAGCGTAGTTTCTGTGGTTTTCCATCTATTAAGACCGATGAAGATTTATTAGATATTGCTGGAGTGAACTTCCagaactttaattttttattatctaaaACTGAAAACCCATCGGAAAGATCTACAATAACAAGAGAACAGaggcttttaatttttttagtgaaaataaaaactggaCTGACATTTTCAGCCATAGCAATTTTCTTTGGTTTATATCGGTCAACTATCTCCAAGatattcttttcaactttacaatatttgaattcGTCAACTGCAAATTTAGTGTTTTGGCCAAGTAGAGCTGCCGTACAGAAAACTATGCCAGAATGTTTTAAACCTCAGTACTCTAATACTCGGGTTATCATAGACTGCACTGAATTCAAGATAGATGTTCCGTCAAGTGTTGACGACCGTATTTACTGTTACTTTCATTATAAGAAAGGTTTTACAGCAAAAGTACTGATTGGAATCACACCATCTGGGTTCATCTGTTTCAAATCGAAAGTTGCTGGCGGTAGAAAAGGTGATTCCCAATGA
- the LOC124294025 gene encoding uncharacterized protein LOC124294025 isoform X3, whose translation MNRRKTFHKRNIGVNCDTGNQVNNDPNNVVNNSGREPMDISSAEVILKSDQVCQVDFVSSAGIEQTKAFTCNRYIYMTNYCDAEVQTEIPEIATLKTIVNRKKMKDEEVQCGTSLTDRVDKSVGFNEAVVEQNRKQRSFCGFPSIKTDEDLLDIAGVNFQNFNFLLSKTENPSERSTITREQRLLIFLVKIKTGLTFSAIAIFFGLYRSTISKIFFSTLQYLNSSTANLVFWPSRAAVQKTMPECFKPQYSNTRVIIDCTEFKIDVPSSVDDRIYCYFHYKKGFTAKVLIGITPSGFICFKSKVAGGRKGDSQ comes from the coding sequence ATGAACCGAAGAAAGACTTTTCACAAGCGTAACATCGGAGTGAATTGTGATACTGGAAATCAAGTTAATAACGACCCCAACAATGTTGTCAATAATAGTGGACGTGAACCTATGGATATAAGCAGTgccgaagtaattttaaaaagtgatCAAGTGTGTCAAGTAGATTTTGTAAGTTCTGCTGGTATCGAACAAACAAAAGCTTTCACTTGTAACAGATATATTTACATGACTAACTACTGCGATGCTGAAGTTCAAACTGAAATACCGGAAATTGCCACTCTCAAAACTATTGtgaataggaaaaaaatgaaagatgaaGAGGTACAATGCGGCACATCGTTAACAGATAGAGTAGATAAGTCGGTTGGTTTTAACGAGGCTGTAGTTGAACAAAATAGGAAACAGCGTAGTTTCTGTGGTTTTCCATCTATTAAGACCGATGAAGATTTATTAGATATTGCTGGAGTGAACTTCCagaactttaattttttattatctaaaACTGAAAACCCATCGGAAAGATCTACAATAACAAGAGAACAGaggcttttaatttttttagtgaaaataaaaactggaCTGACATTTTCAGCCATAGCAATTTTCTTTGGTTTATATCGGTCAACTATCTCCAAGatattcttttcaactttacaatatttgaattcGTCAACTGCAAATTTAGTGTTTTGGCCAAGTAGAGCTGCCGTACAGAAAACTATGCCAGAATGTTTTAAACCTCAGTACTCTAATACTCGGGTTATCATAGACTGCACTGAATTCAAGATAGATGTTCCGTCAAGTGTTGACGACCGTATTTACTGTTACTTTCATTATAAGAAAGGTTTTACAGCAAAAGTACTGATTGGAATCACACCATCTGGGTTCATCTGTTTCAAATCGAAAGTTGCTGGCGGTAGAAAAGGTGATTCCCAATGA
- the LOC124294025 gene encoding uncharacterized protein LOC124294025 isoform X1, whose product MDCCCEKKKWSPKTHHVICNAHFIGKKKSDDPASPSYAPTLFPPVYHAKQVNERAVLSRYNRLMNRRKTFHKRNIGVNCDTGNQVNNDPNNVVNNSGREPMDISSAEVILKSDQVCQVDFVSSAGIEQTKAFTCNRYIYMTNYCDAEVQTEIPEIATLKTIVNRKKMKDEEVQCGTSLTDRVDKSVGFNEAVVEQNRKQRSFCGFPSIKTDEDLLDIAGVNFQNFNFLLSKTENPSERSTITREQRLLIFLVKIKTGLTFSAIAIFFGLYRSTISKIFFSTLQYLNSSTANLVFWPSRAAVQKTMPECFKPQYSNTRVIIDCTEFKIDVPSSVDDRIYCYFHYKKGFTAKVLIGITPSGFICFKSKVAGGRKGDSQ is encoded by the exons ATGGATTGCtgctgtgaaaagaaaaaa TGGAGTCCAAAAACTCATCATGTAATATGTAATGCTCATTTCATTGGCAAGAAAAAATCAGATGATCCTGCGAGTCCAAGCTACGCGCCAACTCTATTCCCTCCAGTTTATCATGCAAAGCAAGTAAATGAAAGAGCTGTTTTGAGCAG GTACAATCGACTCATGAACCGAAGAAAGACTTTTCACAAGCGTAACATCGGAGTGAATTGTGATACTGGAAATCAAGTTAATAACGACCCCAACAATGTTGTCAATAATAGTGGACGTGAACCTATGGATATAAGCAGTgccgaagtaattttaaaaagtgatCAAGTGTGTCAAGTAGATTTTGTAAGTTCTGCTGGTATCGAACAAACAAAAGCTTTCACTTGTAACAGATATATTTACATGACTAACTACTGCGATGCTGAAGTTCAAACTGAAATACCGGAAATTGCCACTCTCAAAACTATTGtgaataggaaaaaaatgaaagatgaaGAGGTACAATGCGGCACATCGTTAACAGATAGAGTAGATAAGTCGGTTGGTTTTAACGAGGCTGTAGTTGAACAAAATAGGAAACAGCGTAGTTTCTGTGGTTTTCCATCTATTAAGACCGATGAAGATTTATTAGATATTGCTGGAGTGAACTTCCagaactttaattttttattatctaaaACTGAAAACCCATCGGAAAGATCTACAATAACAAGAGAACAGaggcttttaatttttttagtgaaaataaaaactggaCTGACATTTTCAGCCATAGCAATTTTCTTTGGTTTATATCGGTCAACTATCTCCAAGatattcttttcaactttacaatatttgaattcGTCAACTGCAAATTTAGTGTTTTGGCCAAGTAGAGCTGCCGTACAGAAAACTATGCCAGAATGTTTTAAACCTCAGTACTCTAATACTCGGGTTATCATAGACTGCACTGAATTCAAGATAGATGTTCCGTCAAGTGTTGACGACCGTATTTACTGTTACTTTCATTATAAGAAAGGTTTTACAGCAAAAGTACTGATTGGAATCACACCATCTGGGTTCATCTGTTTCAAATCGAAAGTTGCTGGCGGTAGAAAAGGTGATTCCCAATGA